The proteins below come from a single Halostagnicola larsenii XH-48 genomic window:
- a CDS encoding alpha/beta hydrolase yields MSDVLVPGGRDVRGTLEEPRTDESAGEGSSDAVVVACPPHPQQGGSRSDQRLVAVSEALLEAGIACLRFDYGRWDEGYGEREDVRNAIRWAGERYDRVGVFGYSFGATLALLAPADVDPSPDAVAVLAPTARLADDLDALEAMGSLESPLCVLYGERDTTVDWEPIVELAGERGDETTALAGDHFLLGKHDEIASEVGRFFERTLLGSS; encoded by the coding sequence ATGAGCGACGTTCTGGTACCCGGCGGTCGCGACGTTCGCGGAACGCTCGAGGAGCCCCGGACCGACGAAAGTGCAGGCGAGGGAAGTTCTGACGCCGTTGTCGTCGCCTGTCCGCCCCATCCCCAGCAGGGCGGCTCCCGGAGCGATCAACGGCTCGTCGCGGTGAGCGAGGCGCTTCTCGAGGCGGGAATCGCCTGTCTGCGCTTCGATTACGGCCGCTGGGACGAGGGGTACGGCGAGCGCGAAGACGTGCGAAACGCGATCCGCTGGGCGGGCGAACGCTACGACCGAGTCGGCGTCTTCGGCTACAGTTTCGGCGCGACGCTGGCGCTGCTCGCCCCGGCGGACGTGGATCCGAGTCCCGACGCCGTCGCCGTTCTCGCACCCACCGCACGACTCGCCGACGACCTCGACGCGCTTGAGGCGATGGGCAGCCTCGAGTCCCCGCTTTGCGTACTCTACGGCGAGCGCGACACCACCGTCGACTGGGAACCGATCGTCGAACTCGCGGGCGAGCGCGGCGATGAGACGACCGCGCTCGCGGGCGATCACTTCCTTCTCGGGAAACACGACGAAATCGCGAGCGAGGTCGGGAGATTTTTCGAGCGAACACTCCTCGGATCGAGCTAG
- a CDS encoding PspA/IM30 family protein, translated as MGILSRTSYVIRSKINSVLNRAEDPTETLDYSYEQMRDQLQDVKRGIADLTTQKKRLEMQKRRLEENVEKHNEQARTAVQQDREDLARRALEKKKTKMNQIEDLERQVSELQSQQDRLIEQKDELQNRIEEFRTKKETMKARYEAAEASSTVSEAMTATGEEFEDVGRAIERAEEQTEDMEARSAAMDELHETGAFDDVLSDKDNIDRELEELSTDSGVEAELETLKSDVGTDDAETDAEPDEDLAAEVDEEEIEDLESEVPDEEVEAELAELQDEEN; from the coding sequence ATGGGCATCCTCTCTCGGACCTCGTACGTCATCCGGTCGAAAATCAACTCGGTGCTCAACCGAGCCGAGGACCCGACCGAAACGCTCGATTATTCCTACGAGCAAATGCGCGACCAACTCCAGGACGTCAAGCGGGGGATCGCGGATCTGACGACGCAGAAAAAGCGCCTCGAGATGCAGAAACGTCGGCTCGAGGAGAACGTCGAGAAACACAACGAACAGGCTCGAACGGCGGTCCAGCAGGATCGCGAAGACCTCGCTCGACGCGCTCTCGAGAAGAAAAAGACGAAGATGAACCAGATCGAGGACCTAGAGCGGCAGGTCTCGGAACTCCAGAGCCAGCAAGACCGCCTCATCGAGCAAAAGGACGAACTCCAGAACCGGATCGAGGAGTTCCGAACCAAAAAGGAGACGATGAAAGCGCGCTACGAGGCCGCCGAAGCGAGCTCGACGGTCTCGGAGGCGATGACGGCCACCGGCGAGGAGTTCGAGGACGTCGGACGCGCGATCGAACGCGCCGAAGAACAGACCGAAGATATGGAGGCCCGTTCGGCCGCCATGGACGAACTCCACGAAACGGGTGCCTTCGACGACGTGCTCTCCGATAAGGACAACATCGACCGCGAACTCGAGGAGCTCTCGACCGACAGCGGCGTCGAGGCGGAACTCGAGACGCTCAAATCCGACGTCGGTACCGACGACGCCGAGACGGACGCGGAACCCGACGAGGACCTCGCAGCCGAGGTCGACGAGGAGGAGATCGAAGACCTCGAGTCGGAGGTCCCCGACGAAGAAGTCGAGGCCGAACTCGCCGAGCTACAGGACGAAGAGAACTAG
- a CDS encoding DUF1611 domain-containing protein, which yields MRIAILAHEKFPHRAKTALGILRYSDDDIVAVLDRDNAGARVSDFVSDVQDAPIGSQMAAIDEPVDALVIGISPIGGAFEESWRDDVRTALERGCDVISGLHYFLADDEEFAALATENDCELRDVRKPPADLTVSEGTAADVDADVILTVGTDCSVGKMTVSMELARAAREAGHDAAVIPTGQTGIMIEGWGNPVDRVVSDFTAGAVEEMIVEKGDEHDYLFVEGQGSIVHPAYSAVTCGILHGAMADRLVLCHDAGREAIHGYESFSLPPISTYVDLYEGLATPVQEASVAAGALNTAGIDDEAVARRELEAYEAELGAPASDVIRFGSDPILEAIL from the coding sequence ATGCGTATCGCGATCCTCGCCCACGAGAAATTTCCCCACCGCGCCAAAACCGCGCTCGGAATCCTTCGGTACAGCGACGACGACATCGTTGCGGTCCTCGACCGCGACAACGCGGGTGCTCGAGTGTCCGACTTCGTCAGCGACGTACAGGACGCGCCGATCGGCTCGCAGATGGCTGCCATCGACGAACCAGTCGACGCGCTGGTGATCGGCATCTCCCCCATCGGCGGAGCGTTCGAGGAAAGCTGGCGCGACGACGTTCGAACCGCGCTCGAGCGCGGCTGCGACGTGATCTCGGGGTTGCACTACTTCCTCGCAGACGACGAGGAGTTTGCGGCGCTCGCGACCGAGAACGACTGCGAGCTACGGGACGTGCGCAAGCCCCCGGCCGATCTGACGGTCAGCGAGGGGACAGCGGCCGACGTCGACGCCGACGTGATCCTGACGGTCGGAACCGACTGCTCGGTCGGCAAGATGACGGTCTCGATGGAACTGGCCCGCGCAGCCCGCGAGGCCGGACACGACGCCGCGGTGATCCCGACCGGCCAGACCGGGATCATGATCGAGGGCTGGGGGAATCCCGTCGACCGCGTCGTCAGCGACTTCACCGCGGGTGCCGTCGAGGAGATGATCGTCGAAAAGGGCGACGAGCACGACTACCTCTTCGTCGAGGGGCAGGGATCGATCGTCCACCCAGCCTACTCCGCGGTGACGTGTGGCATCCTCCACGGCGCGATGGCCGACCGACTCGTGCTCTGTCACGACGCCGGGCGGGAAGCAATCCACGGCTACGAGTCCTTCTCTCTCCCGCCGATTTCGACCTACGTCGATCTCTACGAGGGGCTCGCGACGCCGGTTCAGGAGGCGTCCGTCGCCGCGGGCGCGCTCAACACCGCGGGAATCGACGACGAGGCGGTCGCCCGCCGCGAACTCGAGGCCTACGAAGCCGAACTCGGGGCGCCCGCGTCGGACGTCATCCGGTTCGGCTCGGATCCGATCCTCGAGGCGATCCTATGA
- a CDS encoding ABC transporter C-terminal domain-containing protein, which yields MTATRGISIVVLVAVVGLTIAPLATAGFSAPLVESAGADISDQSGGSGGQPSANEADRTGAADNGTSPKTDLSTFIQSNAAETEAAVDIGLFNASYDSADTELRKSILSHRTDAIEDRTAELEAQKETLQANEGEMSEAAYDARMTRLTIQINALEKSIETVEQRAVDTGFNTTGLEELRSNAAALGGPNVSAVAQGLAGIDLSDTFSTGIQERVNESTPDMPEIDTGNGTDRPELSAGNLSNGTLNATDVTDEAINATNGSNLIEGATNGTSVLDPTVDENSAESDEGGTENENATEDAGDLDGIISDSIGDIGSDDSEVDGGEPSESNESDSDGSGSDEPASDDGGSDGNESDGSETDEDGLDGLISGDLETEPTPAR from the coding sequence ATGACTGCGACTCGTGGCATCAGTATCGTGGTGCTTGTTGCCGTCGTTGGTCTCACGATCGCGCCGCTTGCAACCGCCGGATTCTCGGCTCCGCTTGTCGAGTCCGCCGGTGCCGACATTAGCGATCAGAGCGGTGGGAGCGGCGGACAACCGTCCGCAAACGAAGCGGATCGTACCGGAGCGGCCGACAACGGTACCTCACCGAAAACGGACCTCTCCACGTTCATCCAATCGAACGCCGCTGAAACCGAGGCTGCGGTCGATATCGGGCTGTTCAACGCTAGCTACGACAGCGCTGATACCGAGTTGCGCAAATCGATCCTCAGCCACCGAACGGACGCGATCGAGGACCGGACCGCCGAACTCGAGGCCCAAAAGGAGACGCTGCAAGCGAACGAGGGTGAAATGAGCGAAGCAGCCTACGACGCCCGAATGACGCGGCTTACGATTCAGATCAACGCTCTCGAGAAATCGATCGAGACGGTCGAACAGCGCGCGGTCGATACCGGTTTCAACACCACCGGACTCGAGGAACTTCGTTCAAACGCGGCAGCCCTTGGCGGTCCAAACGTTTCGGCGGTCGCGCAGGGACTGGCAGGGATCGATCTCTCCGATACGTTCTCGACGGGCATCCAGGAACGAGTGAACGAATCGACGCCCGATATGCCCGAGATCGATACGGGGAACGGTACTGACCGACCTGAACTGTCGGCCGGCAATCTGTCGAATGGTACGTTGAACGCCACTGACGTGACCGACGAGGCGATAAACGCCACGAACGGATCAAACCTGATCGAGGGAGCAACAAACGGCACGTCCGTGCTCGATCCAACGGTGGACGAAAACAGCGCCGAGAGCGATGAGGGTGGAACTGAGAACGAGAATGCCACCGAGGATGCAGGCGACCTCGATGGGATCATCTCGGACTCGATCGGCGATATCGGAAGCGACGATTCCGAAGTCGACGGCGGAGAACCCAGTGAGTCGAACGAGAGCGACTCAGACGGGAGCGGGTCAGATGAACCCGCATCAGACGACGGCGGATCGGACGGCAACGAGTCGGACGGAAGCGAAACCGACGAGGATGGCCTCGATGGACTCATTTCGGGCGACCTCGAGACCGAACCCACCCCGGCTCGCTGA
- a CDS encoding Vms1/Ankzf1 family peptidyl-tRNA hydrolase → MIDQLLGRASLKDRIDELEDEAERLRQRYEAESERKAAAVTAKQEAEERQNRLEDRIAQLEGELERVDGARSDDGVEFRRKERLRGARLEEVLDRLTSVRTGPEGACTVFLDPQREADGREDAERYRQVEDVLGERTSLVRTGDPCLVCFDDAGLVSVRLEPPVRPERDLEATWSDRFELEREWFLPTGTYTLALVRADLFAIGVYEDGERVDYKGFESDVKGSHSKGGFSQARFERIRDDQIDDHLERCHRALAEFDTDRLYLVGQRGVLETLAEEGEFEPKESAAVDATGDPKPALEDAHRSFWTTELGVF, encoded by the coding sequence ATGATCGACCAGTTGCTCGGTCGCGCGTCGCTGAAAGACCGGATCGACGAACTCGAGGACGAAGCCGAGCGACTACGCCAGCGCTACGAGGCCGAATCCGAGCGGAAAGCCGCCGCCGTCACCGCGAAACAGGAGGCCGAAGAGCGCCAGAACCGTCTCGAGGACCGCATCGCACAGTTAGAGGGCGAACTCGAGCGCGTGGACGGAGCGAGAAGCGACGACGGGGTCGAGTTTCGCCGCAAAGAGCGCCTTCGCGGCGCGCGCCTCGAGGAGGTTCTCGACCGGCTCACGTCCGTTCGGACGGGCCCGGAGGGTGCGTGCACCGTCTTTCTCGACCCGCAACGTGAGGCGGACGGCCGCGAAGACGCCGAGCGCTACCGACAGGTCGAGGACGTCCTCGGCGAGCGGACGTCGCTCGTCCGAACCGGCGACCCGTGTCTCGTCTGCTTCGACGACGCCGGACTCGTCTCGGTCCGACTCGAGCCGCCCGTCCGCCCGGAACGGGACCTCGAGGCGACCTGGAGCGATCGATTCGAACTCGAGCGCGAGTGGTTCCTCCCGACCGGGACCTACACGCTCGCGCTGGTTCGTGCAGACCTGTTCGCCATCGGCGTCTACGAGGACGGTGAACGGGTCGACTACAAGGGCTTCGAGAGCGACGTGAAAGGGAGCCACTCGAAAGGCGGCTTCTCCCAGGCCCGGTTCGAGCGGATCCGCGACGACCAGATCGACGACCACCTCGAGCGCTGTCACCGGGCCCTCGCCGAGTTCGACACCGATCGCCTCTATCTCGTCGGCCAGCGCGGGGTTCTCGAGACCCTCGCCGAGGAGGGCGAGTTCGAACCGAAAGAAAGCGCCGCCGTCGACGCGACCGGCGACCCGAAACCCGCCCTCGAGGACGCCCACCGATCGTTCTGGACGACCGAACTCGGCGTGTTCTGA
- a CDS encoding zinc-dependent alcohol dehydrogenase, producing MNALVWHDEKDVRLEEVPKPELANPTDAIIEVTATAICGSDLHLYNGYMPGMREGDVLGHEPMGEVIEVGSEVETLEVGDRVVVPFTISCGSCWFCGRELYSLCDNTNPNAELISETMGHSPAGLLGYSHLLGGYAGGQAEYLRVPYADVGPITVDSDVPDEEVLFLSDIFPTGYMAAENADIEDGDTVAIWGCGPVGQFAIQSAWLFGANQVIAIDRVPERLEMASDHGDAETINFEHEDVYDRLMAMTGGRGPDGCIDAVGTEAHGMGVAGVADQVKQEIGLEDDRPHALRQAIKCCRKGGTLSVPGVYIGESDNVPFGPLMNKAITVKTGQTHVQRYLDPLMGMIEDGEIDPSFVITHQVGLEEGPEMYETFNNKEDGCIKAVLTP from the coding sequence ATGAACGCGCTGGTCTGGCACGACGAAAAGGACGTGCGCTTAGAGGAGGTGCCAAAGCCCGAACTCGCCAACCCGACCGATGCGATAATCGAGGTCACGGCCACCGCCATCTGCGGGTCGGATCTCCACCTCTACAACGGCTACATGCCCGGCATGCGCGAGGGCGACGTGCTCGGCCACGAGCCGATGGGCGAAGTGATCGAGGTCGGGAGCGAGGTCGAGACCCTCGAGGTCGGCGACCGCGTGGTCGTGCCGTTTACGATTAGCTGTGGCTCGTGTTGGTTCTGCGGGCGAGAGTTGTACTCGCTCTGTGACAACACGAATCCGAACGCCGAACTGATCAGCGAGACGATGGGGCACTCGCCCGCAGGCCTGCTCGGCTACTCCCACCTGCTGGGCGGCTACGCCGGCGGGCAGGCCGAGTACCTGCGGGTGCCCTACGCCGACGTCGGTCCGATCACGGTCGACTCCGACGTGCCGGACGAGGAGGTCCTCTTTCTCTCGGATATCTTCCCGACGGGATACATGGCCGCCGAAAACGCCGATATCGAAGACGGCGACACGGTGGCGATCTGGGGGTGTGGACCGGTCGGCCAGTTCGCCATCCAGAGCGCGTGGCTGTTCGGCGCGAATCAGGTGATCGCGATCGATCGCGTGCCCGAACGCCTCGAGATGGCGAGCGATCACGGCGACGCCGAAACGATCAACTTCGAGCACGAGGACGTCTACGACCGACTCATGGCGATGACCGGCGGCCGCGGCCCCGATGGGTGCATCGACGCGGTCGGAACGGAGGCCCACGGAATGGGAGTGGCCGGCGTCGCCGATCAGGTAAAACAGGAGATCGGCCTCGAGGACGACCGGCCCCACGCTCTCCGGCAGGCGATCAAGTGCTGTCGAAAAGGCGGGACGCTCTCCGTCCCCGGCGTCTACATCGGCGAGTCGGACAACGTCCCGTTCGGGCCGCTGATGAACAAGGCGATCACGGTCAAAACCGGGCAGACGCACGTCCAGCGCTATCTCGACCCGCTCATGGGGATGATCGAGGACGGCGAGATCGACCCCTCGTTCGTCATCACCCATCAGGTAGGGCTCGAGGAGGGTCCGGAGATGTACGAGACATTCAACAACAAAGAAGACGGCTGTATCAAGGCGGTACTGACCCCGTGA
- a CDS encoding ArsR/SmtB family transcription factor, with product MDSAALLDLLGNENRRRILRLLARKPCYVTEISEYLGVSPKAVIEHLRKLDEAGLVESRVDDQRRKYFHIARNVRLEVNVSPYGFASKSAYPANNSVDITTCRHLSVDLASESGDELEELLATLERLETLENELSLAQRWVQGQLCETLDQVSEVVGTGPESRIYADLLASVRGEPKSVTELAADIDAHRDIVADLLENMADKGVVQRTERGWELSTDSR from the coding sequence ATGGACTCCGCCGCGTTGCTCGATTTGCTGGGAAACGAAAATCGGAGGCGTATCCTCCGACTATTGGCCCGCAAACCGTGCTACGTCACCGAAATATCGGAGTACCTCGGTGTGAGTCCCAAGGCGGTCATCGAACACCTCCGGAAGTTAGACGAGGCCGGACTGGTCGAGAGTCGAGTCGACGACCAGCGACGGAAGTACTTCCACATCGCCCGAAACGTTCGACTCGAGGTGAACGTCTCTCCGTACGGGTTCGCCAGCAAGAGCGCGTATCCGGCGAACAACAGTGTCGACATCACCACCTGCCGACACCTCTCGGTGGATCTCGCCTCCGAGTCGGGTGACGAACTCGAGGAGCTACTGGCGACGCTCGAGCGCCTCGAAACCCTCGAAAACGAACTGTCGCTGGCCCAGCGGTGGGTTCAGGGACAGCTCTGTGAAACGCTCGATCAGGTGTCGGAAGTCGTCGGCACCGGTCCGGAGAGCCGAATCTACGCCGATCTCCTCGCGAGCGTTCGCGGCGAACCTAAATCGGTCACCGAGCTCGCGGCAGACATCGACGCTCACCGGGATATCGTCGCCGACTTACTCGAGAATATGGCCGACAAGGGGGTCGTCCAGCGAACGGAGCGGGGATGGGAGCTTTCGACCGATAGCCGGTAG
- a CDS encoding FxLYD domain-containing protein — MATERRSRRAVLTTLGVTTIASLAGCSGADIGNEPEYEAGEIGEIDGESRTPVEMSAAADAAEVESTDGVTPLDSVELVDHEFVFEDGYLGSTVQGVVENDGADRVQLAEVRVRIYNENGSQIGQYFDTTGDLSGGDSWSFLVILLKPPADIADYDIAVLGTPA, encoded by the coding sequence ATGGCTACGGAGCGACGGAGTCGACGTGCGGTTCTCACGACACTTGGAGTGACGACCATCGCCAGCCTGGCCGGATGCAGCGGCGCTGACATCGGGAACGAACCCGAGTACGAGGCCGGCGAGATCGGCGAAATCGACGGCGAATCGCGGACGCCGGTGGAGATGTCCGCCGCAGCGGACGCCGCCGAAGTGGAGAGCACCGACGGAGTAACGCCGCTCGACTCGGTCGAGCTCGTCGACCACGAGTTCGTCTTCGAGGACGGCTACCTCGGCTCGACCGTACAGGGGGTCGTCGAGAACGACGGGGCCGACCGGGTCCAACTCGCCGAAGTTCGGGTCCGCATCTACAACGAAAACGGGAGCCAGATCGGCCAATACTTCGATACGACCGGGGACCTCAGCGGCGGGGACTCGTGGTCGTTTCTGGTCATTCTGCTCAAGCCGCCCGCCGATATCGCCGACTACGACATCGCCGTCCTCGGCACGCCGGCGTAA
- the gatD gene encoding Glu-tRNA(Gln) amidotransferase subunit GatD: MNPGDRIRVDSDDRTYDGVLLPSSTDDHLVVKLEGGYNVGIERDGTDIEVLAEGVYEIDGAQDGDEGEASTVEFDDDLPTISLISTGGTIASTVDYRTGAVTAQFDAEDVLRAVPDLAGRANYRGRVVANILSENMEPPIWQDLARTVRDEIEAGADGVVVMHGTDTMQYSASALAFMLETPVPIVFTGSQRSADRPSSDNVMNAVSAVEAAKSDCAEVLVCMHASESDTTCALHRGTRVRKNHTSRRDAFETVGAAPLGTVDYESEDVTFHRAHQERDAVDLELSPALETDVELVKFTPGMDPAFLEIAEGSAGLIIEGTGLGHVHTDLIPKIEELIEDGTTVVMTSQCLEGRVCDRVYDTGRDLLEAGVLEGEDTLPGTAKVKLMWALENSENVDEAMGTSLAGEIQERSVPWE, from the coding sequence ATGAATCCAGGCGATCGCATCCGAGTCGATTCGGACGACCGCACGTACGACGGCGTGTTGCTCCCCTCGAGCACCGACGACCACCTCGTCGTGAAACTCGAGGGCGGGTACAACGTCGGGATCGAGCGCGACGGGACCGATATCGAGGTTCTCGCCGAGGGCGTCTACGAGATCGACGGCGCGCAAGACGGCGACGAGGGGGAGGCCTCGACGGTCGAGTTCGACGACGACCTGCCGACGATTTCGCTCATCTCGACGGGCGGCACCATCGCCTCGACGGTCGACTACCGAACGGGCGCGGTGACGGCCCAGTTCGACGCCGAGGACGTGCTCCGGGCGGTGCCGGACCTCGCCGGGCGGGCAAACTACCGCGGCCGCGTCGTCGCGAACATCCTCTCGGAGAATATGGAGCCGCCGATCTGGCAGGACCTCGCACGGACGGTCCGCGACGAGATCGAGGCCGGAGCCGACGGCGTCGTCGTCATGCACGGCACCGACACGATGCAGTACTCGGCCTCGGCGCTCGCGTTCATGCTCGAGACGCCCGTTCCAATCGTCTTCACGGGCAGCCAGCGCTCGGCCGACCGGCCATCTTCGGACAACGTGATGAACGCCGTTTCGGCCGTCGAGGCAGCCAAGAGCGACTGCGCGGAGGTGCTCGTCTGCATGCACGCGAGCGAGTCCGATACGACCTGCGCGCTCCACCGCGGCACCCGCGTCCGCAAGAATCACACCTCGCGCAGAGACGCGTTCGAAACCGTCGGCGCGGCGCCGCTTGGCACCGTCGACTACGAGAGCGAGGACGTGACCTTCCACCGAGCACACCAGGAACGCGACGCGGTCGACCTCGAGCTATCGCCCGCCCTCGAGACCGACGTGGAACTCGTGAAGTTCACGCCCGGCATGGACCCTGCCTTCCTCGAGATCGCCGAGGGCTCTGCGGGACTGATCATCGAGGGAACCGGTCTCGGACACGTCCACACCGACCTCATCCCGAAAATCGAGGAACTGATCGAGGACGGCACGACGGTCGTGATGACCAGCCAGTGTCTCGAGGGCCGGGTCTGCGACCGGGTCTACGACACCGGCCGCGACCTGCTCGAGGCGGGCGTCCTCGAGGGCGAGGACACCCTGCCGGGCACCGCGAAGGTCAAGCTGATGTGGGCGCTCGAGAACAGCGAGAACGTCGACGAAGCAATGGGAACGTCGCTTGCGGGCGAGATTCAGGAGCGCTCTGTCCCCTGGGAGTAG
- a CDS encoding DUF5802 family protein, with amino-acid sequence MFEVFSRSYYLGRLYVTPTDEEQAFMHSDQHERINDAVYTSGEGIERLDAPLVMKLESGHFPVHGDDGVPENTLAVPESVLERTQITNPPSLKEVFLARRERAQQLLEFAGAWPPTGPADEYPDAGT; translated from the coding sequence ATGTTTGAGGTGTTCTCGCGGAGCTACTATCTCGGACGGTTGTACGTGACGCCGACGGACGAGGAGCAAGCGTTCATGCACAGCGACCAGCACGAACGAATCAACGACGCGGTGTATACATCCGGGGAGGGAATCGAACGACTCGACGCGCCGCTCGTGATGAAACTCGAGTCGGGACACTTCCCGGTGCACGGCGACGACGGCGTCCCGGAAAATACGCTTGCGGTCCCGGAATCCGTCCTCGAGCGGACCCAGATCACGAACCCGCCGTCGCTGAAGGAGGTGTTCCTCGCCCGGCGCGAACGCGCCCAGCAGTTGCTCGAGTTTGCCGGCGCGTGGCCGCCGACGGGGCCGGCGGACGAGTATCCCGACGCCGGAACCTAA
- a CDS encoding dipeptide epimerase: MSEFATEIERRTLALEQPFSIARGTATDTEVVFVRIEDADGLVGIGGAAPTRHYGETAATVEAVLPDLLEIVEAVGNVHRIEQIERRMRESIRGNPAARTAVSIALHDLATKRLGIPLYQYWGLDPTETLESSYTIGIDETQTMREKTEAARERGFGTLKVKLGTDRDEEIVRTVREAAPNVRLFVDANEAWTPKEAVERIDRLAPYGLEFVEQPVPAENPEGLKYVYERSRLPIAADESCLVSADVPKIADRCDIVNLKLAKCGGLREAIRLIHTARAHGLEVLAGCMTESNASIAPAAHLAPLLDYADLDGSLLLAEDPYDGVPMPGGEIDLAGLERPGTGAVRSS, encoded by the coding sequence ATGAGCGAATTTGCGACCGAAATCGAACGCCGCACGCTCGCGCTCGAGCAGCCGTTCTCGATCGCCCGCGGGACGGCGACCGACACCGAGGTCGTTTTCGTCCGAATCGAAGACGCCGACGGCCTCGTCGGTATCGGCGGCGCGGCCCCGACGAGACACTACGGCGAAACGGCGGCGACCGTCGAGGCGGTGCTGCCGGATCTCCTCGAGATCGTCGAGGCGGTTGGCAACGTTCATCGAATCGAGCAGATCGAACGCCGCATGCGCGAGTCGATCCGGGGCAATCCCGCGGCGAGAACCGCGGTGAGCATCGCGCTACACGACCTCGCGACCAAGCGACTCGGGATTCCGTTGTATCAATATTGGGGACTCGACCCGACCGAGACGCTCGAGAGTTCCTATACGATCGGTATCGACGAGACACAGACGATGCGGGAGAAAACCGAAGCGGCTAGAGAGCGCGGATTCGGTACGCTCAAAGTCAAACTCGGCACCGACAGGGACGAGGAGATCGTTCGCACGGTTCGCGAGGCGGCCCCGAACGTGCGACTGTTCGTCGACGCGAACGAGGCCTGGACGCCCAAAGAGGCCGTCGAACGGATCGACCGGCTCGCTCCCTACGGTCTCGAGTTCGTCGAACAGCCGGTTCCGGCCGAGAACCCCGAGGGCCTGAAGTACGTGTACGAACGCTCGAGGCTCCCGATCGCAGCCGACGAGTCGTGTCTGGTCAGTGCCGACGTGCCGAAAATTGCCGACCGCTGTGACATCGTGAACCTGAAACTCGCCAAATGCGGCGGACTCCGCGAGGCGATCCGGCTCATCCACACCGCTCGAGCGCACGGTCTCGAGGTGCTGGCCGGCTGCATGACCGAGTCGAACGCCTCGATCGCGCCGGCCGCTCACCTCGCGCCGTTGCTCGACTACGCCGACCTCGACGGCTCGCTCCTGCTCGCCGAGGACCCCTACGACGGCGTCCCGATGCCCGGCGGCGAAATCGATTTAGCGGGACTCGAGCGGCCGGGGACAGGCGCTGTTCGATCTTCCTGA
- a CDS encoding CAP domain-containing protein gives MKRPTKSIVITAVTTMLVLSLIGTAAAVPASSAAADGTEESDISDSGEINITAVEQYVHEAVNEERTADGADELEFDTELRDIAQDHSGDMAERGYFSHVDPEGNAFTDRYADAGYDCSVNGYTGGENIAQTWYDTPVNTGDGTIVHYEDERELGYGIAEQWMNSQGHRENLLADHWENQGIGIHITDDDKVFATQNFC, from the coding sequence ATGAAACGACCCACAAAATCGATAGTTATCACGGCAGTCACGACGATGCTCGTCCTGAGTCTGATCGGTACCGCGGCCGCAGTACCCGCCTCGAGTGCGGCCGCGGACGGAACGGAAGAGTCGGATATCAGCGACAGCGGCGAGATCAATATAACGGCCGTCGAGCAGTACGTCCACGAGGCGGTAAACGAGGAACGCACTGCAGACGGCGCAGACGAACTCGAGTTCGACACCGAACTCCGTGACATCGCACAGGACCACAGCGGAGATATGGCCGAGCGCGGCTACTTCTCCCACGTCGATCCGGAGGGAAACGCGTTCACTGACAGGTACGCGGATGCGGGATACGACTGCAGCGTGAACGGGTACACCGGCGGCGAGAACATCGCACAGACGTGGTACGATACGCCGGTCAATACGGGCGACGGGACCATCGTACACTACGAAGACGAGCGGGAACTCGGCTACGGTATCGCCGAACAATGGATGAATTCACAGGGTCACCGGGAGAACCTCCTCGCCGACCACTGGGAGAATCAGGGAATCGGCATCCACATCACCGACGACGATAAGGTGTTTGCCACGCAGAACTTCTGTTGA